One window from the genome of Carassius carassius chromosome 15, fCarCar2.1, whole genome shotgun sequence encodes:
- the leng1 gene encoding leukocyte receptor cluster member 1 translates to MNILPKKSWHVRNKDNIARVRRDEAQAAEEQREIQRRVERAEQEARTEYLRKKAQAALQQTGKWTEDGETAETSRGAREIEHLNLFPLEDSSEKKGNAEYLREKKEEKEKQERAIGLLVSLGPAPGTEVTPWYLKGGKEKEDDRDKKEKEKEKSKNKPRTLTEEEREKKDRKLKDSLDPLKEMKKALAVKDRKEKKHKKEKKDRGEKRSGESSVERLRAERLQREAEERKRTQALLDQRSGGGKDKEHERVMGDRDRPYNSAYFPELARKRQRRERDQYGFY, encoded by the exons ATGAACATTTTGCCCAAAAAGAGCTGGCATGTGCGCAATAAAGACAACATTGCGCGCGTGCGCCGCGACGAGGCTCAAGCTGCAGAGGAGCAGCGCGAGATTCAGCGGCGAGTGGAACGCGCAGAGCAAGAG GCTCGAACTGAGTATTTGAGAAAGAAAGCTCAAGCAGCCCTTCAGCAGACAGGAAAATGGACAGAGGATGGAGAGACTGCAGAGACAAGCCGAGGGGCCCGAGAGATCGAACACTTAAATCTGTTTCCTCTAGAGGACTCATCTGAAAAGAAAGGAAATGCAGAATACCTCAGAGAGAAGAAGGAAGAGAAG gaGAAACAGGAGCGTGCTATTGGTCTTTTAGTGTCTTTAGGTCCCGCTCCTGGAACAGAAGTAACTCCCTGGTACCTGAAAggtggaaaagaaaaagaagacgaTAGAgacaagaaagagaaagagaaagagaaaagcaaAAACAAGCCAAGAACCTTAACTGAGgaggagagagaaaagaaagacagaaagctgAAAGACAGTTTGGATCCTCTTAAGGAAATGAAGAAAGCACTGGCAGTGAAGGACAGGAAggagaaaaagcataagaaggagaagaaagacagaggagagaagaggagtggAGAGAG TTCAGTTGAGAGGTTACGGGCTGAACGGCTGCAGCGAGAAGCGGAGGAGAGAAAAAGGACACAGGCTTTACTGGATCAGAGGAGCGGAGGCGGGAAAGATAAAGAGCATGAGCGAGTGATGGGGGATAGAGACAGACCATATAACAGCGCCTACTTTCCTGAATTGGCACGGAAAAGGCAAAGGAGAGAACGAGATCAGTATGGCTTTTATTAG